From Hymenobacter sedentarius, a single genomic window includes:
- a CDS encoding YdcF family protein: MRPRLTGPDSIIVAKTYPLLALFEAQHTLPQALQTDAVLQAVARRQAQRSYQVLKRRPVNVRRYVDSLVWQPREIRAIGQALNRLYLADPALHAAVLPLLGTAGRYPRYAALPDTAVLRLAWQDAAQGLNRIARVYLAGMVPRYPVVDSISFERHDAALAQAVRKALLARTKSSRRRPAAFYTLSLQAARMALRLNGRDEAARYEPLGAGLNAAPRAAVAHTDWARFPYSLILVPGLGPEQAGVSLDSLGAFRCRLAAVRYRAGQAPFLVVSGGHVHPNKTPYCEAVEMKKYMVEKLGLPDAAVLIEPHARHTTTNLRNTARIVYAFGFPADKPMLIVTDASQSRSIVDMAERCRKELGYVPYRDLKRLSELETSCFPVPEARQPDPFDPLDP; encoded by the coding sequence ATGCGACCTCGCCTCACCGGGCCAGATTCCATTATTGTGGCCAAAACTTATCCGCTGCTCGCACTCTTCGAGGCGCAGCACACGCTGCCGCAGGCCCTGCAAACCGATGCCGTATTGCAGGCGGTAGCCCGGCGGCAGGCCCAGCGTAGCTACCAGGTATTAAAAAGGCGTCCTGTGAATGTGCGGCGCTACGTTGACTCGCTGGTGTGGCAGCCCAGGGAAATCCGCGCGATAGGCCAGGCCCTGAACCGGCTATACCTGGCCGACCCCGCCCTGCACGCGGCTGTGCTGCCCCTGTTGGGGACTGCGGGACGCTACCCCCGCTATGCTGCCCTGCCCGACACCGCCGTGCTGCGGCTGGCCTGGCAAGATGCTGCCCAAGGGCTCAACCGCATCGCGCGGGTGTACCTGGCGGGCATGGTACCGCGCTATCCGGTGGTCGATTCCATCAGCTTTGAGCGCCACGATGCCGCGTTGGCGCAGGCGGTCCGCAAGGCACTGCTGGCCCGCACCAAATCCAGCCGCCGCCGACCTGCCGCCTTTTATACGCTGTCGCTGCAAGCGGCCCGGATGGCACTCCGGCTCAACGGCCGCGACGAGGCCGCACGATACGAGCCGCTCGGTGCCGGGCTCAATGCGGCTCCCCGGGCGGCCGTGGCGCACACCGACTGGGCCCGCTTCCCCTACAGCCTGATTCTGGTGCCCGGGCTGGGGCCCGAGCAGGCCGGCGTATCCCTCGATTCGTTGGGCGCTTTCCGTTGCCGGCTGGCGGCGGTGCGCTACCGGGCGGGGCAGGCACCGTTTCTGGTAGTGTCGGGCGGCCACGTGCACCCAAACAAAACGCCTTATTGTGAGGCGGTAGAAATGAAGAAATACATGGTCGAGAAGCTGGGCCTGCCCGATGCGGCGGTCCTCATCGAGCCCCATGCCCGCCACACCACCACCAACCTGCGCAACACTGCCCGCATAGTGTACGCCTTCGGCTTCCCGGCCGATAAGCCCATGCTTATCGTTACGGATGCCTCGCAAAGCCGGTCGATTGTGGACATGGCCGAGCGCTGCCGCAAGGAGTTGGGCTACGTGCCCTACCGCGACCTGAAGCGACTATCGGAGCTTGAAACCAGCTGCTTTCCCGTGCCCGAGGCCCGGCAGCCCGACCCCTTCGACCCCCTCGACCCATAG
- a CDS encoding glycoside hydrolase domain-containing protein gives MKHFFWVLLFLLPRPALAQTLSPAAQVNVFLGSSGDHGQLSPAASYPFSMLSLGPQTYPNTHTGYEHLARTFLGFTHNRFEGVGCLGAGGNLLVKPFITATPQQTTLLKATEQAEPGYYGVTFANGIGAEFTVAQKFGLHRYHFPAGATRGLYFDLSHSLVNRFKQEEHATQGAALSGWLESGTTCSVGTYRLYYYLEISQPVQWEPTSAHQLVARLPATGAADVEVRVAFSSVSVEYARAAVQAEAARSFAEVRRASRQAWDARLGRVQVQGEPDREKLFYSLLYRTLQSPYVVSEPDGHYRAIDGTLQTARRPIYNGWAVWDNYHTQLPLLSLAYPTDFQDIASSLANLYRYGKQNFATQHEPSPTVRTEHTIVVLLDAYRKGYAVDLRGIRDSLISENRRLDYSQPDKALESSYDTWALGEILGELKDKKGSAQYRQKALGYKDYWRKDFLDLTKPDVDRLPTRGLYQGTIWQYRWAVPFDVRGLQQMMGGEVAFRRQLDEFFAGDYYNHANETDLQAPALYNATLEPWKSQALLHQLAVDTVVQHYFNDNSRGIDPYIGRIYQNQPQAYLRTMDDDAGAMSAWYVLTACGLMPACVGQPVYYLSLPLFPEVKMQVGAKNSLVIQTKDYAPKRRYIQQAWLNGKPLTRNWLTHRELTAGGTLLLQASDVPNPAWGRQNPWVSSAQ, from the coding sequence ATGAAGCATTTTTTCTGGGTGCTGCTTTTTTTACTGCCGCGGCCCGCGCTGGCCCAAACGCTCTCGCCCGCTGCCCAGGTTAATGTGTTTCTGGGCTCGTCCGGCGACCACGGGCAGCTTTCGCCCGCGGCCTCTTATCCTTTCAGCATGCTCAGCCTGGGGCCGCAGACCTACCCCAACACCCACACCGGTTACGAGCACCTGGCCCGTACGTTTCTGGGTTTCACCCACAACCGGTTTGAAGGAGTGGGGTGCCTGGGGGCAGGGGGCAACCTGCTCGTGAAGCCGTTTATCACTGCCACGCCCCAGCAAACCACGCTCCTCAAAGCCACGGAGCAGGCGGAGCCGGGCTACTACGGCGTCACGTTCGCCAACGGCATCGGGGCCGAATTTACCGTGGCCCAGAAGTTTGGCTTGCACCGCTACCATTTCCCGGCCGGTGCCACCCGGGGCCTGTATTTCGACTTGAGCCACTCGCTCGTTAACCGCTTCAAGCAGGAGGAGCACGCCACGCAGGGCGCTGCCCTGAGCGGCTGGCTGGAGTCGGGCACCACCTGCAGCGTGGGCACTTACCGGCTTTATTACTACCTCGAAATATCGCAGCCCGTGCAGTGGGAACCCACGAGCGCGCACCAGCTGGTGGCCCGCCTGCCCGCCACCGGCGCCGCCGACGTGGAAGTGCGCGTGGCGTTTTCCTCCGTCAGCGTTGAGTATGCCCGCGCCGCGGTGCAGGCCGAGGCCGCCAGGTCGTTTGCCGAGGTGCGGCGGGCCAGCCGCCAGGCCTGGGACGCCCGCCTGGGCCGGGTGCAGGTGCAGGGGGAACCCGACCGCGAAAAGCTGTTTTACTCGCTCCTGTACCGCACGCTGCAGTCGCCGTACGTGGTGTCGGAGCCCGATGGGCACTACCGGGCCATCGACGGCACCCTGCAAACTGCCCGGCGGCCCATCTACAACGGCTGGGCCGTGTGGGACAACTACCACACCCAGCTGCCCCTGCTCTCGCTGGCGTACCCCACCGATTTTCAGGATATTGCCAGTTCGCTGGCCAACCTCTACCGCTACGGCAAGCAGAATTTTGCAACCCAGCACGAGCCCTCGCCCACGGTGCGCACCGAGCACACCATCGTGGTGTTGCTGGATGCCTACCGGAAAGGCTACGCAGTGGACCTGCGCGGCATTCGCGACTCGCTCATCAGCGAAAACCGCCGCCTGGACTACTCCCAGCCCGATAAAGCCCTCGAATCATCGTACGATACCTGGGCGCTGGGCGAGATTCTGGGCGAGCTGAAGGACAAGAAAGGGAGTGCGCAGTACCGCCAGAAAGCCTTGGGCTACAAAGACTACTGGCGCAAGGATTTTCTCGACCTCACCAAGCCCGACGTAGACCGGCTGCCCACCCGCGGCCTCTACCAGGGCACCATCTGGCAGTACCGCTGGGCCGTGCCCTTCGACGTGCGCGGCCTGCAGCAGATGATGGGCGGGGAGGTGGCTTTTCGCCGGCAGCTCGACGAGTTCTTTGCCGGCGACTACTACAACCACGCCAACGAAACCGACCTGCAAGCCCCCGCTCTTTACAACGCCACCCTGGAACCCTGGAAATCGCAGGCCCTGCTGCACCAGCTGGCCGTCGATACGGTGGTGCAGCACTACTTCAACGACAACAGCCGGGGCATCGACCCCTACATTGGCCGCATCTACCAAAACCAGCCCCAGGCTTACCTGCGCACCATGGACGACGACGCCGGGGCCATGTCGGCCTGGTACGTGCTGACCGCCTGCGGCCTGATGCCGGCCTGTGTGGGCCAGCCAGTATATTACCTCAGCCTGCCCCTGTTTCCGGAGGTCAAAATGCAGGTCGGCGCCAAAAACTCGCTGGTTATTCAAACCAAAGACTATGCGCCGAAGCGCCGCTATATTCAGCAGGCCTGGCTGAATGGGAAGCCCCTCACTCGCAACTGGCTAACGCACCGGGAACTCACGGCAGGCGGCACGCTGCTGCTGCAAGCCAGCGATGTGCCCAATCCAGCCTGGGGCCGCCAGAACCCGTGGGTGTCGTCGGCACAGTAA